The DNA window gttatatattgagtttgatttaggttagattttggttagattaatgaatatttgatttgattgatgtttaatgttaaaaattggtttatattgagtttgatttaggttatattttggttagatttatggATTTAGGTTAGAATCATGTAAGATAAATGCAAGCCTAATTTAGATAATGTTAAgttaataatgcgggttgttttttccatcttattagaaagatggaagtgCCTGATAAAacttggatgaccttacgtcgagatcatccaaaTTACGAAGAAGGAGTTGACAAATTCCTCAAGTTTGCAGTGAGTAGTACAAGACGACAaacagtgaaatgtccttgcgtgaaatgcttaAACACGgtgtttatggaaatagacgatgTGAAGAcccacctcatcatttatggaataaatcttaattatgaatactggtattttcatggagaaaagagattTACTACTAACgtggttaatgatgatgatgatgtcgATGACTTGGATGATTAACCATTGTAGATCTAGCGATTTGATATGACTGTTTTTTTTATATCCACTTTCGCTGACTAAGCCAACGATTTTCATCGGAGTTGTGTTTGTTGAGCTCAGATGGTGTTGAATCCAAGAGACCTAAGCAATCCAACTATTTCATCTAAGAGAAGAAATATTAGGTACGTCTTCGGAGGATTTGATTTCTCTAAGCTCAATAATACATGTCCTATGGATTGTTGCTTATGTACATTCTTGCTTGGTAGAGAGTTTCTTCTAAATGTAATGATTGGAAATAATAGTATTACTATTCAAGGTATTTGAATCTAACTACTGCAACTATTGCCCTTTTTCTTTTGTCTTATGATACATGGAAATGAATCATCATCTGGTTTTGGACATTTAGTTATGTATTGATTTTAAGTGCTTATGTTTGGCATATTTGATTTGGGTTTGGCATCTACCTATTTATGTGGGAAGAACAACGTATTTAGAACTTGTGTAAAGTTGAGGGTGGGTCACTTGGAGCAACAGTGTTCTTAGAACCTGTGTATTTCTAATTCTTCCTTTCATTCTTTTTAAGCAAAATGCCCAACCCTAGgtctttgtttgtttgtttgaggggaatttcaattatataagaATTGACACATGTccatgtttgaaaataaatcataGAACTGTCATTCTTAAGAgattttctttctattttatatGTGTACGTATGAGTATcttaaattcattttcaaatatgaCCAAACACAACCTTAAGAATTGAGGGATGGATGCTTGGGGGCTTGAGGGACAGTGGCCGTGGGGTTTAAATATGTGATTAAGAATTGAAATACTCAGTTGTTGAACACTCAGTTGCCGAACCTCCTCCGATGTCGATGTCGATGAGTTTTAGTTTAACTGGATCCAAGACGGACCTCACATCTTCTCTCAAGCTAAGTATTGGTACTATTATTTTACAGTTTTCTTTAGGGTTGTACAATTACAGGTTAGTTGATCTGAAATAGGAATAATGTTGGATTGTAGAGTACTGTTTCTAAGTTAAACAGATGTGTTGTTCaagtgaagaagatctaagaaAGACAGATGTTGCAGCCAATGAGCTTGAAGATGATGGTGGGCTTGTAGatctaattatttaagattttcaCTAAGAACATTGGTTCTACTCTcgataattatttaaaatttttatcaaGAGCAATAATCACTCTTGGTGATAATATTTTCTTCGAGGGCTGCAAATGCTCTCCGGAATACTAATTTTTCCTTCACCGACAATCAAATTACCGAGACTGTCTAAGAGCGTTTGTCGCCCTCAGTGAAAACTATCAACAGGAATAGTGAAATATATGtataaacactaaaattttacctccctaatttataaatattaaataattattttgaataaataaatttaaaataatcaaagtcaaaccaaaatttaattaattggattagttattttattaattaaactccaactaattaaaataaagaccaatataaataaaataaaataatttgagactTTATCCCAAATTAGTTTTAAAGggacttaaataaataatttgagtgaatcctaaattaattatttaaaaagccctgaaatatacaaaaataaataaaagaaaaagaaatatttatgtctattaaaatattatgtatattttgaaaataaagtcaaaatgagtaaagaaaaattaatttcaaacaagttTTAAGGCTGAAAAAGGATTATGATCCAATGCGGCCAAAAATAGAATAAACAAATGCAACAGACCACACGCTATCAGATGAGTGCCCAAGCCTCGTATAATGGACAACAATAGGTCACTTCACCCGCTGCAATGAGTTAAGAACTTATGCGCAACACAAGATCAATTAACGCCCAGACCAATGACGTTAGCCCGAACGCGGACGAAACGCTAGCTGCTGACGAAATGTTACGCCCAGACGCGCATTCACACTTTGACCTGAAactgaaacgacgtcgtttcgacCCTAGATTTTTCATCGCAAAGAACTAGATAATGATCAGCcgaaatctttaattttttaattatggaaCTTCGTCGATACTTAATCAAAGAGAAATAATTGGGGAATGAAATTTGGGTGAGGGATTGAAAAATGGAATGACGTGGCGCAATCTAATTggccaaaaatataaaataatttttcctcacaatttttactttttctaaCCAATGAGTTGATGTCACGTCATTTTCACCCTAACCTGGTGATCATTTCACGTACAATCTTAACACCAATTATGGCCTAAATGGATGAAGTCGATCAAAAATAGacaaaaatcattaatgacCTTTTGTCTAAATTTTGATTCATTTGCATCAATAATCGACCTTAGCTGTAAATAAATAGGCTTTCCGCCCAAGACAATGCAAAAATCAGAATCTTAAGCCTCCAATCCAACTTTCACAAGATTTgctaataaatttttttcaagcttttgaaaattttgtgtaAGGCTTCAACTCGTTTCTTGATCATCACAAAACTTCATAAAGAGTTTCAGAGTCTTCAACACACTATAAGCTTTAATTCACATTATAATTCAAGTTAcatattcaaattgaaattttgtaatcttgaatattttttgtttatccgtttttaatttgaatttgatcatAAGATCATTTCAAAACTTTATGTTGAAATCAATTTGAACGAACCCGTCTAAATAAAAACTTCCaaattcaattttgaaaattcttaaaatcgaatttttgtttttgagcTTTAGCTCAAGAACAACAGTTTAAAAAGTTTCCTAATATCTTTTAAAAGGTGTTAGAAATAGTTTTGAATAAATTCTAATCAGTTTAAGGTATGTTTACACAAAAAtcgaaaaatacaaaaatttagaaaaattcaattcttgaattagttaaaattaatattgagCGTTCATATTCTGGGTTTCATTCGATCATAATATGTATAAGGAAACTATTAGTAAACTTCTTAAGTTGGATTAAATCCTAAAAACTgaaatcacattttttattcatGAACGGTTCGGATCGAATTGAACTTCttcttgatttattaatatattgggatgatgttaaaaatgatCCATGTGAATAGAGGAAGCTTCTCATGCATTCAGATTGAAGAATGGAAGCTCCAaacaaaaaacacaaaacatgTAGTTGATGTTCTTGGAGTCCGACTGAGGATTTTGCTTTAGTCTAGTTTTAGAAAATCAGCCATCCCCTGCACCCGACCGAAAATTCTCGCATTGACTTGGTTTTTGACCAAGAAAGTCAGCCAGACACGGTCTTCGACTGAGAGCTCCGCCTTCAAGTAGATCGGGCACCCATATTCGTCGACTATAGTTCAAATCCAACATAAACCCGTGCGTCCGACCTTATTCGCGACCCGAATATTTGTCTAGGGGCCTATTTGTTTGGggtttttaatttctaattatttttttacaattagaaggcctaaactatttttaaaaattcgaaacaataaaaaatgatttaaaaatatttttagaatatcttcataaaaaatattataataaagtcttatttgaatttattttaaaattctaactccttaaccaatattttttaggtgatttttttaacaattctcGACACCAATCGCAAatactagcatttaaatattattttataattttaaaggtAAGAAAAACACGTCGATGTCtagaacttgaaaaataattatttaaataaaacgtaataaaaccaattttttaaacaaatagtcaatattttatgaattagagATCAGTCTTTAACGAGTACATATGATATAGCGCAAAAACTTTTTTCTGAATATCATCGAACATCGAACTCAACAGAATctctaataaaattatgtttaaacacgtatgcaaataatttttattgattttaaattaaaaatcacatggcgactctttaatcaaataaataatatttattattgttatttttagttaatttaaaataaagtattttttattcaaattatagttttgattattttatatctaaaaGATGGTTtacatttgaaaatattgaaataacacaaaataaatttcaaaataaaatcttttaaaaagtTTTCTAGAAACGAAAGAATTTGTGGTGTGacaatatgatttattttattttataatttatattttaagtttaaactattttttagttTTCAGTGCACCGCAATAAAACGGTCTCTCAACCAATTAGGGTAgagttgatttatatttaaaaggtTAGTCAAATTGTGCATTAATATCACTCACCCTAATCTTCAagcttatttaattatattcaataagtttatatcaacaaaaacaaaatattttttatatcttaattaaataataaatatttttatatggaaatgaactttaaaaaaaatattatttgatcaaacttataatttttttttaattattaaaataaaataataatatttatattttatatgaaaaatataattaaattagatcaaatattttaaataaaattaaatttttaacaaatatttacatcatgttatagattttttttgataatttcttttaactaattaatattttctttttcaaactaaaaaattcaatataatacattaaatttatttgagtggaaaattataaatactcaacaaatatttataattcagtagtatttcataaatatatatatatatatttaaatggatcATTACCATGACAATGACCAATAACCGAGGAATCACACCGTATTCAACCAATTGGATTTAGATATTCACGTCTACGGTTCAAATTGGCGGTTATCAAACCGGGATAACCGGTTCAACAAAGTTTCAACACATAAACCGGACAATTTAGTGCGGTCCACCCAGATGGACGGAGAGGAAGATACATACACAGAGGAAAGGAAACGGTGTACTTTCCAGCTAGGGTTCCAAAATACGTACGGGGATTTCAATTTCTTCACCTTTATCTATCGGAATAATCCACTTTACTCACTATTGCCATGATGTTGGTCTGATCATAATCTGAATCCTATTATCTCTCTCTCCTTGTTGccctctttctttctctctctctatatattggATTGATCTGGACTCAAGAAGTTTGTCAAGGAATCTGGGTTCAATTGCTCTACTCTTTTGCCAAAGGTCACCTTTCTCTGTTTATGTATTGACATTTATATGCATGGATAAAATTGTTATCTTGATTCTATACCAGAGTAatctttttcttcattaacAAATTATATGATTGGATTATTAATATGGAATCCCATGCTTCAACTTCTATCTAAGATGAAAATGAATTAGAATCTCTTGGCTGTAAGTTTGTCAAACTAGTGTTTCTGTGATTTTCCTTGAGCTGTCATCACTCTGATGTATACATGTATACATGTATATACCCTTACTTTTTTAGTTTGGTTCATGGTGCACATTGTGTGAGCTCTTTCTTTCAAATCTGCATGGGTGTTATTTATACATCATTTAATACATGTATATACCAATTCCATAAATACTCCAGTACATTTATTTGTATCCATATGAGGATATTCTTCTGAATAATAAATCAAAGGTGGATGAACATGCAactggctcttggctcttgagAGTTTATTTGAGGATACAATAATTGACTTTTGGAATGGAAAGTTCAAGAATTCAAGAAGTCATTAGTTGAAAGAATCATAAGGCTAGACAGTCACCAAAGTGAAAACACACATAAAATTTGAGTGTTATTTTACTGAAACAAATCAATTTACTATAGAAATGCACCCAACCTAGATTTGATCATGAATTGAGTTGAGTCAAACACCAAGATCCTTATATTTACTCAAGTACAATCTGTCAATAGAAAATGTTTAAGCATCTGGATCCGTAAATAACTTACATTTTTTGGCGCAAGTTCATTTAGGCTGAATTACTAATTTTTCtagaaaaaaagttatattgtatattatatatatatactatatgaATATTTGTAACATGTATATTCACAGAACATTAATGAAGTAACAAAATGTATATTTGCGTATTTTCAAGTTAGgcagtaaaatattttttcgcgatttcatttattatttaactagaGTTTGGTAAATGTTGGATTCACTCTAGGTTGACAAGGGATTAATTCATTGACGGAACTTTCTATCTAAGACATAACTCTTAAGATGTATACGATATTATTCATATAAGATGAATCAAGAGTATCTGCAATCTGTTATTGCGTTTTCTCTCACTAGTCATTAGGTCTGCAGTCTGCAATGAAATGCTTAGTAAGTCTCTAGAGTTTAACCCACTTAAGGCATGAAGCATGCAGACTGACACTTTTACTTCTTAAGAGGTATGTTGTATTATAAAATGATATGGTTTGTTTGAGCCCAAGTCTTTTCATGCAACTAAATTGTTAGATGAAGTGTACcacttttcttttcttgtttCTTTTCAGTGATGGGATAAGTTATTCCTGTGTGTTCTATTCATAAGTGATCCTTTAAAATGCTCAATGTGAGGGTAGCTAACTGAAGAGTTGAAATTTGTGCAGATTGACATGATAATGAAAAGCAATATTTATCTATGTAGTTGGGTTACAAATAAGACCATTGACTTAGTGCTGTTCTGAATGGTTTTAATATGGATGTTGAACTGTTTGATATGGAGCATAGGAAGATGGTAAACCAAGAAATTATCGATGCTGGAAACAATGGTGAGTCAAGTATATTGGAAAATCTGGATGTGGATGGGAATGACGAGCCGCATGTTGGCATGGAGTTCGATACTGAAGATGCTGCTAAGATATTTTATGATGAATACGCAAGGAGAATGGGGTTCAGCACCCGGGTAGGTCAATTTAGCCGTTTGAACTCTGATGGAAGACTACCTGTTCGGGAGTTCTTGTGTGGCCTGAAAAGACGATCTGGTGATAATTGTGAAGCAATGCTCCAAATAGAACTAAAGAGTCATGAAAAATGGGTAGTGACAAAGTTTGTCAATGTTCATAGTCATTCAACTCTTCTTAGCCCCAACAAGGTTCATTATATCCGACCACGTCGCCATTTTGCCGGAGCTTCAAAGATTATTACAGAAACTTATCCATCTGTGGGCATGGTTCCTAATGGTGTTATGTCTGTATCAATGAATGGAAACAGGGTTGCACCAGAAACCCTATTTGACTATAATCATGCAATTGAGAACACTGGGTCTGTAGATCTTACTGCTAAACCTTCTTTAAGAAGGAGAACACTTGGGAAGGATTCCCAAAACCTTTTGAACTATTTCAGGAAAATGCAGGCTGAGAATCCTGGGTTTTACTACGCAATACAGCTTGATGAAGATAATCGCATGGCTAATGTATTCTGGGCTGATGCAAGGTCACGTTCTGCTTATAGTCGATTCGGGGATACCGTGACATTGGACACAATGTACAGAGTCAATCAGTACAGAGTACCGATTGCTCCATTCACTGGTGTGAATCATCACGGACAAATGATTCTGTTTGGTTGTGCTTTACTTGTAGATGAGTCTGAGGCTACGTTCGTGTGGCTTCTGAAAACTTTTATTGCTGCCATGAATGACCAAGCTCCTGTCTCTATAGTGACAGATAAAGACAAGGCCATACAGGCTGCAGTTTCTCAGGTGTTCCCTGAATCATGCCATTGTATTAACAAGTGGGATATACTGAGAGAAGGCCAGGAAAGGCTAGCTCTCGTGTGTCATGCACATCCTAATTTTCAAGTTGAGCTATATAATTGTATCAACTTGACTGAGACAATTGAAGAATTTGAGTTATCGTGGGAATATATCCTTGAAAAATATGACCTCAGAAGGAATGATTGGCTTCAATCACTGTACAATGCAAGAATGCAATGGGTTCCGGTgtattttaagaattatttcTTTGCTGGAATCTCTCAACATCAAGGATTTCAGACCTCCTTCTTTGATGGTTACATAAATCAGCAGACCACGTTACCAATGTTCTTTATGCAGTATGAAAGAGCTTTAGAGTGTTCTTATGAAAAAGAGATAGAAGCAGATTATGACACGATATGTACCACACCATTACTTAGGACACCTTCTCCCATGGAAAAACAAGCAGCTAGTCTCTTTACAAAgagaatattttcaaaattccaAGAAGAATTGGTTGAGACTTTTGTGTACACTGCAAATAGGATTGAGGGAGACGCAACTACGAGCACATATAGGGTTGCAAAGTTTGAAGACAATCACAAAGCTTATATTGTCACAATAAATGGGCCAGAAACAAGAGCCAGTTGTAGCTGCCAAATGTTTGAGTATTCAGGCATTCTTTGCAGACATATATTGACCGTCTTTACAGTAACAAATGTACTTACATTTCCATCTCATTACATTTTGAAACGCTGGACAAGAAATGCCAAAATTGGGCCTGCATCGGATGTACAGCCTGAGCTCCTACGACAAGAGTCTCTAACATCACGGTACAATACCCTATGCAGGGAGGCTATCAAGTATGCAGAAGAAGGTGCTATAGCTCCAGAGACATTTACTGCAGCTTTGGAGGCTCTTAGGGAAGGGGCAAAGAAGGTGGCTATAGCAAAGAAAACTGTTACTAAAGTTACATCTCCTGGTTCACAGGTCAGTGCGATTAGTTATGATGACAAGAGAAGCTCTAATGCAAATCAAGACATGACACCTTTACTATGGCCACAACAAGATGAAGTGACGAGGCGCTTGAATCTTAATGATGCTAATGTTCCTGTTCAATCTGTAGCTGATCTGAATCTTCCACGCATGTCTCCTGTCTCTCTTCAACGTGATGATGGGCATTCTGATAACATGGTAGGAGAAGATGAGTtttcatatatgtttttttcttccATAGTTTTATTGATCTGCTGTAAAGTTGGTTATACTAAAGATCCTTTCTCTGTTCTAGGCGGCTCTCCTTTGTCTTAAGTCTATGACTTGGGTAATGGAGAACAAAAATTCTGCACCTGCAAATAGAGTAGCTGTTATCAGTCTAAAGGTAGGCATCTCATAAGGTCTCTTATCTCTTCATATTACTTTCATAGCTTTGCACACCTCAAATAATGTTCCTTTGATGTAAATTGTTCCTGTGTTTTTCTTTATCCCCTTAGTTACGtataatagagaaaaaaacTTATAAGTGCAGGACTTTTGGAATTAGAAATATCCAAAACATAGAAATAGAATCTATGACTATTTGCAAAACATAGATAGATTCAATGCCAGGTGGAATGCTTCTGTTTTGTAATTGTATGTATGCTGATACAAAGAAGTTAGCTGATTTTTTGTGGTGGGTAACATGGAAAAGAATCATTCTTCAACTGTTTTTTTTAGTTGTTTTATGCAGAAATGGATACTTGTGATGCTGAGTTATACTTTCTGCATCAGTAATAATCTCATTTGGAAAAGGCACATGCAGTTTTTTGTCCcttcaaaaactcaaattaaagCTCTTACATTATGccaaaattgtcaaaaaaaataattgtttctcaaattcaaaataaaacacTCACATACAAAGGTCATGAGTTCGATTCTCACTTAGAACACCTTAAGCTGAAGTACGGGTCATGCTAGCatcctacattaaaaaaaaatgcattcaATTACATCACGCCTTATTATTAAGTGTTTGTAAATAGGCTCAATGCATCATCCCACTTATTTGTGATGGTTTAAGCTGGCCATGGAAGAGTTCTATAATGAATTTTGTTGTATTCTTGTAATTTCATGATTTAACATGGAACCTAAATAGAACAGCTTCTTGCTTTTTGGCTAGAGAGTTGAAGATTCCTTAAAGCCTAAAAAATTTGATGTTGATTTGGCCATTCCAGTTGCATGATTATAGAAGGGCGTTACCCGGGGAATCAGAGGTTAAGTTTCAGCTATCAAAGATTACATTAGAGCCGATGCTGAAAAATATGGCTTACATTAACAAACAACTATCTACACCAGGAAATAGAGTTGCTGTTATCAATTTGAAGGTATCGTTTATCATGTCTTGACTAGGGTAGATTAATTGTTTGGTATTTCCTTGGACATTTCAATTGCCTTGAAAAGGAACCACTATATGTATTTGTTCATCTATACATTTGATTTAAACATATTCCTGTCCCTGTTTGAAATGAGAAATGGGTTATATTGCTAGTTCAGTAATTTACCTTCCCCATTGTATGTGTATTCAGTACTTTTCGTATCCAAACAAAGAGAGTCGTTTCTTTGTATAACTGACTTGCTCACATCTTTCCCCTCTtctgtttaataatttttgactTTTCTCCCTTTAAAAAAAGTCATGTATTGGTATTATTCCAAAATTCAATATGTTTAGGTGCGCATTCACATCCTATGATGATCTGATCATGAGTCATCTTAGCAACCCTTAACTTTAGTCTTGTTGAATCTCGTGTAAATGTTGAATGGAATCAGGGTTACTCTTTCTtcaattgtaacaacaattttCTTTGGCTGTTATCCTTTGCAATTGGGGATAGTTAGTTTTTGCTGCTGCTGTAGACTATGTTTGACTTGTATGATAAAAGAAGTAATACTTTATACAATCTTTCAGCTTCAGGATACCGAGACAACTTCTGGAGATTCAGAGGTTAGATTTCAAGTCTCCAGAGATACATTAGGTGCCATGTTGAGATCCATGGCCTACATCCGTGGACAACTCTCAAATGTGGTAAACATGAAATAAGAACACgttctattttataattgatatggAGCTCTATTGGTATTGTATTGGTAATATGTTGTAATGATGTTTTGACAGGCTGACATACAAACAGAGTCCCCATCAAAAAGGCCAAGGAAATAAAATGTTTGTCTGCCTGTCTGTCTCTCTTCATTGTTCTGGAGGGCTCATCATCGCCTTTTCCAGGTAAGGAATGGAAAGCCTTGCATGTTTGTGCATGTAGCTTGCTTGAAGTGAAAGAGAAATACCCTCCTGTTTTTGGAACTTGTGTCCTGTTTGGTTTACAAATGCGTAAAATCCAAAGCTGGAAGAATGAAAGAAAGGGAGGGCAATGCAATTTGGCAATATGTATATATCAGTATGtttgtttcatgttcttgtaaAGTTTTGCTATGGGGTGAACTATTATAGGATCCTTTTGATGGCAAAGGCCTGATTTAGCTTTCTTCAATCTACATTTGGGAGAGACATCCCCTTCTGGTTCCATTTTTTTCCCGATATTTTTCCAGTGAAATTCCTTTTTTCTAACTACTTCCAGCAATCTCAATTTGCTAACAATACCCATgattatatatactttatatcACTAGGAGTTTTAGAATAGAGttgatcaataaatatattaagtaaaaaaaatcaataaatctAATAAACTCACCAATTTGGAAACCTAAGCCGCATTCAAAACCGAAACAAATTGTCTATTTGTAATGCTTAAT is part of the Impatiens glandulifera chromosome 1, dImpGla2.1, whole genome shotgun sequence genome and encodes:
- the LOC124921172 gene encoding protein FAR1-RELATED SEQUENCE 3-like is translated as MDVELFDMEHRKMVNQEIIDAGNNGESSILENLDVDGNDEPHVGMEFDTEDAAKIFYDEYARRMGFSTRVGQFSRLNSDGRLPVREFLCGLKRRSGDNCEAMLQIELKSHEKWVVTKFVNVHSHSTLLSPNKVHYIRPRRHFAGASKIITETYPSVGMVPNGVMSVSMNGNRVAPETLFDYNHAIENTGSVDLTAKPSLRRRTLGKDSQNLLNYFRKMQAENPGFYYAIQLDEDNRMANVFWADARSRSAYSRFGDTVTLDTMYRVNQYRVPIAPFTGVNHHGQMILFGCALLVDESEATFVWLLKTFIAAMNDQAPVSIVTDKDKAIQAAVSQVFPESCHCINKWDILREGQERLALVCHAHPNFQVELYNCINLTETIEEFELSWEYILEKYDLRRNDWLQSLYNARMQWVPVYFKNYFFAGISQHQGFQTSFFDGYINQQTTLPMFFMQYERALECSYEKEIEADYDTICTTPLLRTPSPMEKQAASLFTKRIFSKFQEELVETFVYTANRIEGDATTSTYRVAKFEDNHKAYIVTINGPETRASCSCQMFEYSGILCRHILTVFTVTNVLTFPSHYILKRWTRNAKIGPASDVQPELLRQESLTSRYNTLCREAIKYAEEGAIAPETFTAALEALREGAKKVAIAKKTVTKVTSPGSQVSAISYDDKRSSNANQDMTPLLWPQQDEVTRRLNLNDANVPVQSVADLNLPRMSPVSLQRDDGHSDNMAALLCLKSMTWVMENKNSAPANRVAVISLKLHDYRRALPGESEVKFQLSKITLEPMLKNMAYINKQLSTPGNRVAVINLKLQDTETTSGDSEVRFQVSRDTLGAMLRSMAYIRGQLSNVADIQTESPSKRPRK